Proteins encoded within one genomic window of Microbacterium sp. LKL04:
- a CDS encoding ABC transporter ATP-binding protein, whose protein sequence is MTRKTLSSLDGLIDGDRPARSVLRLLARRPGRMTVAILAFAAKEIPLWFLPVITAAVIDVVAGRGDVSQVMWWFVVAAVLLLQNYPNHILYTRSFMTVVRDTGADLRNALAERLQSLSIGYHTRISSSIVQTKVVRDVENVELMLQQVTHPLLSATMVMIGAISMTAIAVPAFLPVYALAVPIAIGIRYAMRRRSHARNASFRREVETLSARVGEMASLIPVTRAHGLEQTAVTRVATGADGVRRAGLHLDMLNGHVASVSWVAMQLLGVGCLVLAATFSLTGILPITPGEVVLLSTYFTLLTQGLTQLLMLIPVGARGLESVRSIAEVLQDPDLEQNAGKRRVDAVTGDLTLAHASHRYAGAAEDALHEIDLRVPAGATVAFVGSSGSGKSTMLNLILGFLRPTGGRILLDGNDMQDLDLRTVRRFVSVVPQESVLFEGTIRENIAYGLGDVDDARIERALRDANAWGFVQDQPQGWDTVVGERGARLSGGQRQRLAIARALIRDPRILLLDEATSALDPESEELVKEALGRLMIGRTTLVVAHRLSTVRQADVIVVLERGEIVESGTHDELLDRGGRYAQLHLTQAGLA, encoded by the coding sequence ATGACGCGGAAAACGCTTTCCAGCCTGGACGGCCTCATCGACGGCGACCGGCCCGCCCGATCGGTGCTGCGTCTGCTCGCCCGGCGGCCGGGGCGGATGACCGTCGCCATCCTCGCGTTCGCGGCGAAAGAGATCCCGCTGTGGTTCCTGCCGGTCATCACCGCTGCGGTCATCGACGTTGTAGCCGGTCGCGGTGACGTGTCGCAGGTCATGTGGTGGTTCGTCGTGGCGGCGGTCCTCCTGCTGCAGAACTACCCGAACCACATCCTCTATACGCGCAGCTTCATGACGGTCGTCCGCGATACCGGCGCGGACCTCCGCAACGCCCTCGCCGAGCGGTTGCAGAGCCTGTCGATCGGCTATCACACGCGCATCAGCTCGTCCATCGTGCAGACCAAGGTCGTCCGCGACGTCGAGAACGTCGAGCTCATGCTGCAGCAGGTCACGCATCCGCTCCTGTCCGCGACGATGGTCATGATCGGCGCCATCTCGATGACGGCGATCGCCGTCCCCGCGTTCCTGCCGGTCTACGCGCTCGCCGTGCCGATCGCCATCGGCATCCGCTACGCCATGCGCCGCCGCTCGCACGCGCGCAACGCGTCGTTCCGTCGCGAGGTCGAGACGCTGTCGGCCCGCGTCGGCGAGATGGCGTCGCTCATCCCCGTCACCCGCGCCCACGGGCTCGAGCAGACCGCCGTCACGCGCGTCGCGACCGGCGCCGACGGCGTCCGGCGCGCCGGACTCCACCTCGACATGCTCAACGGTCACGTCGCATCGGTGTCGTGGGTCGCCATGCAGTTGCTCGGGGTGGGATGCCTCGTCCTCGCCGCGACGTTCTCGCTCACCGGCATCCTGCCCATCACCCCCGGTGAGGTGGTGCTGCTGTCGACGTACTTCACGTTGCTGACGCAGGGGCTCACGCAGCTGCTCATGCTCATCCCGGTCGGTGCCCGCGGACTCGAATCGGTGCGCTCGATCGCCGAGGTGCTGCAGGACCCCGACCTCGAGCAGAACGCGGGCAAGCGTCGCGTCGACGCCGTCACGGGCGACCTGACCCTCGCGCACGCGTCGCATCGTTACGCCGGCGCTGCCGAGGACGCGCTCCACGAGATCGATCTGCGCGTGCCCGCGGGGGCGACCGTCGCGTTCGTCGGATCGTCGGGGTCGGGCAAGTCCACGATGCTCAACCTGATCCTCGGCTTCCTCCGCCCCACGGGCGGGCGCATCCTCCTCGACGGAAACGACATGCAGGACCTCGACCTGCGCACCGTCCGCCGATTCGTCTCGGTGGTGCCACAGGAGTCAGTGCTCTTCGAGGGGACCATCCGCGAGAACATCGCCTACGGCCTCGGCGACGTCGACGACGCCCGCATCGAACGAGCCCTGCGCGACGCGAACGCGTGGGGGTTCGTGCAGGACCAGCCGCAGGGATGGGACACCGTCGTCGGTGAACGCGGCGCTCGCCTGTCCGGCGGCCAGCGGCAGCGCCTCGCGATCGCCCGTGCCCTCATCCGCGACCCGAGGATCCTCCTGCTCGACGAGGCGACCAGCGCCCTCGACCCCGAATCGGAGGAGCTCGTGAAAGAGGCCCTCGGCCGTCTCATGATCGGGCGCACGACCCTCGTCGTCGCCCACCGGCTCTCCACCGTCCGGCAGGCCGACGTGATCGTCGTCCTCGAGCGGGGCGAGATCGTCGAGAGCGGCACGCACGACGAGCTGCTCGACCGGGGCGGCCGCTACGCGCAGCTCCACCTCACGCAGGCGGGTCTCGCATGA
- a CDS encoding fluoride efflux transporter FluC, producing MTTPAPEHEPRPVHLAWSSILLVLVGGTLGTAAREALSLAIPPVGGVPVAIFLINIVGALFLGSLLEALSRRGPDAGRRRSLRLLLGTGFAGGFTTYSALAVDTGVLLTGGDAFVGVLYALATVAVGALATVTGIALAAARHGKPAR from the coding sequence ATGACCACGCCAGCACCCGAGCACGAGCCGCGCCCCGTGCACCTCGCCTGGTCGTCGATTCTGCTCGTGCTCGTCGGCGGGACTTTGGGGACCGCCGCCCGCGAGGCCCTGTCGCTGGCGATCCCGCCGGTGGGCGGCGTCCCTGTCGCCATCTTCCTCATCAACATCGTCGGCGCTCTCTTCCTCGGCTCGCTGCTCGAGGCTCTCTCCCGGCGTGGGCCGGATGCCGGCCGGCGCAGATCGCTGCGGCTGCTGCTCGGCACCGGGTTCGCGGGCGGGTTCACGACGTACAGCGCCCTCGCCGTCGACACCGGCGTGCTGTTGACGGGCGGCGACGCGTTCGTCGGCGTCCTGTACGCGCTCGCCACGGTGGCGGTCGGAGCACTGGCGACGGTGACGGGGATCGCCCTCGCCGCCGCGCGGCACGGGAAGCCTGCCCGATGA
- the crcB gene encoding fluoride efflux transporter CrcB, with protein sequence MTPLLFIALSLAGGVGAVLRLVLDGAIKARTRTAFPLGTLLINVSGSFVLGVVTQLALGGILDDAWRLVIGTGLCGGFTTFSTASFETVRLVQQRRYVLASVNAVGMLVAAVGAGLLGILLGRLLVG encoded by the coding sequence ATGACGCCCCTTCTCTTCATAGCGCTCTCGCTCGCGGGAGGCGTCGGCGCCGTCCTTCGCCTCGTCCTCGACGGTGCGATCAAGGCCCGCACCCGTACGGCATTCCCGCTCGGCACGCTCCTCATCAACGTGTCGGGCTCGTTCGTCCTGGGGGTCGTCACGCAGCTCGCCCTCGGCGGCATCCTGGACGACGCGTGGCGACTCGTGATCGGCACGGGCCTCTGCGGCGGGTTCACGACGTTCAGCACCGCGAGCTTCGAGACGGTCCGTCTCGTGCAGCAGCGCCGGTACGTCCTGGCCTCGGTGAACGCGGTCGGGATGCTGGTGGCCGCCGTCGGCGCGGGGCTCCTCGGCATCCTGCTCGGCCGCCTCCTCGTCGGATGA
- a CDS encoding DUF6807 family protein, with the protein MTVPRRTRIVLAGAQGFGTVHLENLRRLGDRVELVAVADPTPVPPENLPAGTQAFASLADALDAVDDIDVVIVATPLHTHAALAGLVVSRGIDLYLEKPPVLSSADFAVLADAAAASGARVQVGFQSLGSLAIPALIADQFGLGPIQAIGAVGLWCRDLAYWSRSRWAGHRTLDGFPVLDGVVANPLAHATATALAVAQSTSASDVNQVTADLYRANAIEGDDTSVIRLSTGRGIRVTSALTLCAEQEEDPYVLIRGTRGSARFFYTEDVVETEDRRVEFGRIDLVENLLDHRDHGTPLLAPLHETGAFVRVMDAVADTEPVAIGAAHVTWNEEGRSPRAVITDVKDAVERAVDAEATFAELHLPWAAKTEAAVLADLAAPGEPRHPVAVLVDGADVTRSSSPRPYLHPVSTPGGVVVSDTHPADHDWHLGISVTLQDVSGVNFWGGRTYTPGRDYVWRDDHGRIVATRVEGAASALEAEFSWIGRDGAQMLTEQRRMTVAEAGPGATTIDLTFSLATRAGTLHLGGPGSNGRVGGGYGGLAWRLPAATDVDVRTATARGEDAVHGTTAPWLAWSAEFPTGTATVAMAPLDEASAADPWFVRVAGYPGIGAALAWDREVTLAPGIPVSRSYRLLIADGRLSDDEVVAALSVG; encoded by the coding sequence GTGACCGTCCCCCGACGAACCCGCATCGTCCTCGCCGGAGCCCAGGGCTTCGGCACCGTTCATCTCGAGAACCTGCGCCGCCTCGGCGACCGCGTCGAGCTGGTGGCCGTCGCCGATCCCACCCCGGTCCCTCCCGAGAACCTTCCGGCGGGCACGCAGGCGTTCGCCTCGCTCGCCGACGCGCTCGACGCCGTCGACGACATCGACGTCGTCATCGTCGCGACGCCGCTGCACACGCACGCCGCCCTCGCAGGGCTCGTCGTCTCGCGCGGCATCGACCTCTACCTCGAGAAGCCGCCCGTGCTCTCGTCGGCCGACTTCGCCGTGCTGGCGGATGCCGCGGCGGCCTCGGGCGCGCGCGTCCAGGTCGGGTTCCAGAGCCTCGGATCGCTCGCCATCCCCGCCCTCATCGCCGACCAGTTCGGACTCGGCCCCATCCAGGCGATCGGCGCCGTCGGCCTCTGGTGCCGCGACCTCGCCTACTGGTCCCGCAGCCGCTGGGCGGGCCACCGCACCCTCGACGGGTTCCCCGTCCTCGATGGTGTGGTCGCGAACCCGCTCGCTCACGCCACCGCCACGGCTCTCGCCGTCGCGCAGTCCACATCGGCGTCGGACGTGAACCAGGTCACCGCCGACCTGTACCGCGCCAACGCGATCGAAGGCGACGACACGAGCGTCATCCGCCTGTCGACCGGCCGTGGCATCCGGGTCACCTCCGCGCTGACCCTCTGCGCCGAGCAGGAAGAAGATCCCTACGTCCTCATCCGCGGCACCCGCGGGTCGGCGAGGTTCTTCTACACCGAGGACGTCGTCGAGACCGAGGACCGCCGCGTCGAGTTCGGCCGCATCGATCTCGTCGAGAACCTGCTCGATCACCGCGATCACGGCACTCCCCTCCTCGCGCCGCTGCACGAGACGGGGGCGTTCGTCCGGGTGATGGATGCCGTCGCCGACACCGAACCGGTCGCGATCGGCGCCGCGCACGTGACGTGGAATGAGGAGGGCCGCTCGCCGCGTGCCGTCATCACGGATGTGAAGGATGCCGTGGAACGAGCCGTCGACGCCGAAGCGACCTTCGCGGAGCTGCACCTGCCGTGGGCGGCGAAGACCGAGGCCGCCGTGCTGGCCGACCTGGCGGCGCCGGGCGAGCCGCGGCATCCGGTCGCCGTCCTCGTCGACGGCGCCGACGTGACCCGCTCGTCGAGCCCGCGCCCCTACCTCCACCCGGTGAGCACGCCCGGCGGCGTCGTCGTTTCCGACACGCACCCCGCCGACCACGACTGGCACCTCGGCATCAGCGTCACGCTGCAGGACGTCTCGGGCGTGAACTTCTGGGGCGGCCGCACCTACACCCCCGGGCGCGATTACGTCTGGCGTGACGATCACGGACGCATCGTCGCGACGCGCGTCGAGGGGGCGGCATCCGCTCTCGAAGCCGAGTTCTCGTGGATCGGGCGCGACGGCGCGCAGATGCTGACCGAGCAGCGGCGGATGACGGTCGCCGAGGCCGGGCCAGGGGCGACCACCATCGACCTGACGTTCTCGCTCGCCACGCGTGCCGGGACGCTGCACCTCGGTGGGCCGGGCAGCAACGGCCGGGTCGGCGGCGGCTACGGGGGACTCGCCTGGCGGCTGCCCGCCGCGACCGATGTCGACGTGCGGACCGCCACGGCGCGCGGCGAAGACGCGGTGCACGGCACGACCGCGCCGTGGCTCGCCTGGTCGGCGGAGTTCCCGACGGGCACGGCGACCGTCGCGATGGCGCCTCTCGACGAGGCCTCGGCCGCGGACCCGTGGTTCGTCCGGGTCGCGGGATACCCGGGAATCGGCGCCGCCCTCGCCTGGGATCGTGAGGTCACCCTGGCCCCCGGCATCCCCGTCTCCCGTTCGTACCGCCTGCTCATCGCCGACGGCCGCCTGTCGGACGACGAGGTCGTCGCCGCGCTGAGTGTCGGCTGA
- a CDS encoding rhamnogalacturonan acetylesterase, whose amino-acid sequence MIYHLAGDSTVASMKAGEEPMAGWGECLAEVTDAPVRNHAFGGATTESFLGTGTWDALLTDVVAGDAVVIQFGHNDQKQPELLASRGGYTDRLRRMVADVRERGARPVLCTSCERRWFDGGRVTPTHGDYPNAVRDLAASEGVDLIDLTAFTTWLYEDLGDEASARLLSHYAPGETAAWPEGLVDDTHFRVEGARRIARFVAKSLRAIERRDGDQPSKGSTFTA is encoded by the coding sequence GTGATCTACCACCTGGCAGGGGACTCGACCGTCGCGTCCATGAAGGCGGGCGAGGAGCCGATGGCCGGCTGGGGCGAATGCCTGGCCGAGGTCACCGACGCCCCCGTCCGCAACCACGCGTTCGGTGGGGCGACGACCGAGTCGTTCCTCGGAACCGGGACGTGGGACGCGCTGCTGACCGATGTGGTCGCCGGTGACGCCGTCGTGATCCAGTTCGGCCACAACGACCAGAAGCAGCCCGAACTGCTCGCCTCCCGCGGCGGGTACACCGATCGGCTGCGGCGGATGGTGGCGGACGTGCGCGAGCGCGGCGCCCGACCCGTGCTCTGTACGTCGTGCGAGCGGCGATGGTTCGACGGCGGGCGCGTGACGCCGACGCACGGCGATTATCCGAACGCGGTCCGTGACCTCGCCGCGAGCGAGGGCGTCGACCTCATCGACCTCACGGCGTTCACGACCTGGCTCTACGAGGACCTCGGGGACGAGGCATCCGCTCGTCTGCTGTCGCACTACGCACCGGGCGAGACGGCGGCCTGGCCGGAGGGTCTCGTCGACGACACGCACTTCCGCGTCGAGGGCGCGCGTCGGATCGCACGCTTCGTGGCGAAGAGCCTGCGGGCGATCGAGCGGCGCGACGGGGATCAGCCCTCGAAAGGGTCGACCTTCACGGCGTGA
- a CDS encoding HNH endonuclease signature motif containing protein yields MAEATEIPGGEAYLAAIAGIVADAEDIGRQIAAGQIAELRMLAAAGQLADQQGARKDANVLLHDMALRSISAEVAGAMRMTDRTVQRRIGEARLTIEGFPAAVAAWEAGRIVQGHVKAIVNAGLTLPGELWAAFEAIAIERCGGDTPNRVRGELEILAHRMHPRSFAERHEEAAAGRCVRLVPGRDGMSDLIATLPTVIAEGIHDRLTQQARAIIDTRDERSADSDVVATDARSTDQVRADVFADLLLAGTPALDDTRDTTAGPLGAIRARVQVLVPAATLTDADDGPCDLAGRFPIDPATARLLAGSTHIWERLFHDPTTGVTISTDSYRVPSGMRRFLQARDQHCRFPGCRVAAIRCEVDHTHDHALGGRTELSNLAHLCQRHHSMKQFTAWRVRQLSGGVLEWTSPLGRTYREDAPTPAVAFTPAATHPGDPAPF; encoded by the coding sequence ATGGCGGAAGCGACGGAAATCCCCGGTGGCGAGGCGTATCTCGCCGCCATCGCGGGGATCGTCGCGGACGCTGAAGACATAGGCCGCCAGATCGCTGCGGGGCAGATCGCGGAGCTTCGCATGCTGGCCGCTGCCGGGCAGTTGGCGGATCAGCAGGGTGCTCGGAAAGACGCGAATGTCCTGCTTCACGACATGGCCCTGCGATCCATCTCGGCGGAGGTCGCCGGGGCGATGCGGATGACCGACCGGACGGTGCAACGCCGTATCGGCGAGGCTCGCCTGACAATCGAAGGGTTCCCCGCCGCGGTGGCGGCGTGGGAGGCCGGGCGAATCGTCCAAGGGCATGTGAAGGCGATCGTGAACGCCGGGCTGACCCTGCCTGGAGAGTTGTGGGCGGCGTTCGAAGCGATCGCGATCGAACGGTGCGGAGGTGACACCCCGAACCGGGTTCGGGGTGAACTCGAGATCCTCGCCCATCGGATGCACCCACGATCGTTCGCCGAACGGCACGAAGAGGCCGCCGCGGGCCGGTGCGTGCGACTGGTGCCGGGGAGGGATGGGATGAGCGACCTGATCGCGACCCTGCCCACCGTGATCGCGGAGGGGATTCACGACCGGCTCACTCAGCAGGCACGCGCGATCATCGACACGCGGGACGAACGATCAGCTGACTCCGATGTCGTTGCGACCGACGCGCGCTCGACGGACCAGGTCCGAGCAGACGTGTTCGCCGACCTGCTGCTCGCAGGGACCCCGGCGTTAGACGACACGCGTGACACGACCGCCGGACCGCTCGGCGCTATCCGCGCTCGCGTGCAGGTTCTCGTGCCGGCTGCGACGCTCACCGATGCAGATGATGGGCCGTGCGACCTGGCCGGCCGCTTTCCGATCGACCCCGCTACCGCCCGTCTCCTCGCTGGGTCGACGCATATCTGGGAACGCCTGTTCCACGACCCGACGACCGGGGTCACCATCTCCACGGACTCGTACCGCGTTCCGTCGGGGATGCGTCGGTTCCTGCAAGCCCGGGATCAACACTGCAGGTTCCCCGGATGCCGCGTCGCCGCGATCCGGTGTGAGGTCGACCACACCCACGACCACGCCCTCGGCGGACGAACCGAACTCTCTAACCTCGCCCACCTCTGCCAGAGACATCACTCGATGAAGCAATTCACCGCCTGGCGCGTTCGACAACTGTCGGGTGGTGTCCTCGAATGGACCTCACCCCTCGGCAGGACCTACAGAGAAGACGCACCCACCCCGGCCGTCGCCTTCACCCCTGCCGCAACACACCCCGGAGACCCCGCGCCGTTCTGA
- a CDS encoding M24 family metallopeptidase, whose product MLSSHEALAWYLEGARTHVSLAGPPVLAVRVDDDGDTVFVSANEADRLIAEELLPEDAGRVVRVPWHQSVLEAAGAGLAEAEVAPALRAARASLLPAEADRYRALGRETAEVLTAVARGLSASTSERSVAAALAEGLVSRGIDPLVILVAGEERLPHRHPLPTEGPLGRRAMLVVCGRRHGLIANATRWVGEPGADDDRILEVEAAFFAATRPGARLDDVFAAGTAGYAASGFDADEWTKHHQGGPTGYAGRDPRATTLTTDAVASPHAFAWNPSAPGAKVEDTVLVTESGVEVLTVDPAWPTVEFAGVKRPLARAFD is encoded by the coding sequence GTGCTGTCCTCCCATGAAGCCCTCGCGTGGTACCTCGAAGGCGCACGCACGCACGTCTCCCTCGCCGGGCCTCCCGTGTTGGCCGTTCGCGTCGACGATGACGGAGACACCGTCTTCGTGAGTGCGAACGAGGCCGATCGGTTGATCGCCGAGGAGCTGCTGCCCGAGGATGCCGGCCGCGTCGTCCGCGTGCCGTGGCATCAGTCGGTTCTCGAGGCGGCGGGTGCCGGTCTCGCTGAAGCCGAGGTCGCTCCCGCGTTGCGCGCGGCGCGTGCGTCGCTGCTGCCCGCCGAGGCGGATCGCTACCGCGCGCTCGGGCGCGAGACCGCGGAGGTGCTGACGGCGGTCGCCCGCGGGCTCAGCGCGTCGACATCCGAGCGATCAGTCGCGGCGGCGCTCGCCGAGGGTCTGGTCTCGCGGGGCATCGACCCGCTCGTGATCCTGGTCGCGGGAGAGGAGCGCTTGCCCCACCGGCATCCGCTCCCCACGGAGGGGCCGCTCGGGCGTCGGGCGATGCTGGTGGTGTGCGGGCGGCGGCACGGCCTCATCGCCAACGCGACCCGGTGGGTCGGCGAGCCGGGGGCCGACGATGACCGCATCCTCGAGGTCGAGGCGGCGTTCTTCGCCGCCACCCGGCCGGGCGCCCGGTTGGACGACGTCTTCGCGGCCGGGACCGCCGGCTACGCGGCATCCGGTTTCGACGCGGACGAGTGGACGAAGCACCACCAGGGCGGGCCGACCGGGTACGCCGGGCGCGACCCCCGTGCGACGACCCTGACGACGGATGCCGTCGCGTCGCCGCACGCGTTCGCCTGGAACCCGAGCGCCCCGGGCGCGAAGGTCGAGGACACCGTGCTCGTCACGGAATCCGGTGTCGAGGTGCTGACGGTCGACCCGGCGTGGCCGACGGTGGAGTTCGCCGGAGTGAAGCGGCCGCTGGCGCGCGCGTTCGACTGA
- a CDS encoding LacI family DNA-binding transcriptional regulator, which translates to MAGAKPTTITDVATHAGVSLATVSRVMNGNATVDPALAQRVRASAAELGYSANPLARSLVLGKTQTISVVVPDLSNPTFQGMLRGLSRAAVADGYHVLVADSDEHEDQERLLALESRRRSDGLVLCAPRMSDAALAEVLAEVAPVVLVNRAGDAPSVAADYRTPLRRVIDHLYGLGHRRIAYLAGAKRSASNAQRLAALDDARATLDGCEIVEIPAGVDFAAGAGSLDAVIDSGATAVLAFNDLSAMGLLSAATERGLSVPGDLSIAGFDDIPFARYTSPSLTTAAVPTGELGALAWRALYALLRGESPEATHTVVPEVILRGTTGAPAR; encoded by the coding sequence ATGGCAGGAGCCAAGCCGACGACGATCACCGACGTCGCCACGCACGCCGGGGTCTCGCTGGCCACGGTCTCGCGGGTCATGAACGGCAACGCGACCGTAGATCCGGCTCTCGCCCAGCGAGTCCGCGCCTCTGCCGCCGAGCTCGGTTACTCCGCGAACCCGCTCGCCCGCAGTCTCGTCCTCGGTAAGACCCAGACGATCTCCGTCGTCGTCCCCGATCTCTCGAACCCCACGTTCCAGGGGATGCTCCGAGGCCTCAGTCGCGCAGCCGTCGCCGACGGCTATCACGTGCTCGTCGCCGACTCGGACGAGCACGAAGATCAGGAGCGCCTGCTCGCCCTGGAGTCCCGCCGCCGGTCCGACGGCCTGGTGCTCTGCGCTCCGCGCATGTCGGATGCCGCTCTGGCCGAGGTCCTCGCCGAGGTGGCACCCGTCGTGCTCGTGAACCGCGCGGGCGACGCCCCCAGCGTCGCAGCCGACTACCGCACCCCGCTCCGCCGGGTGATCGACCACCTGTACGGCCTCGGCCACCGCCGCATCGCCTACCTCGCCGGCGCCAAGCGCAGTGCCTCGAATGCGCAGCGCCTGGCCGCCCTCGACGACGCCCGGGCGACGCTCGACGGCTGCGAGATCGTCGAGATCCCCGCCGGCGTCGACTTCGCGGCGGGTGCCGGTTCGCTCGACGCCGTGATCGACTCGGGCGCGACCGCCGTCCTGGCCTTCAACGACCTGTCGGCGATGGGCCTGCTCAGCGCGGCGACCGAGCGCGGCCTGTCGGTGCCGGGCGACCTGTCGATCGCGGGCTTCGACGACATTCCGTTCGCGCGCTACACCTCCCCCTCCCTGACGACGGCCGCCGTCCCGACGGGTGAACTCGGCGCCCTCGCCTGGCGAGCCCTGTACGCGCTGTTGCGGGGTGAGTCGCCCGAGGCGACGCACACCGTCGTGCCCGAGGTCATCCTCCGCGGAACGACGGGCGCCCCCGCGCGCTGA